In Mesorhizobium sp. J428, the genomic window ACGTGGTCTGGGAGGCGGCAAGCTTCCCGGCCATGCCGGGACAAGCGATTGGCCCGGGCACGTTCCCAACCATTTTCGGTGGCCTGTTCGTCGCAGGAGGCCTGATCGTCGGCCGTGCGGGACTGGCCGCCGGTCTCGGGCGCCTGGTCGTTCTCGACGAAGGCTGGCGCCGTCCGGAACGCGCCGCCGCTGCCGCGGTGGCGGTAATCGGAACATTGATACTGGCATTCTTCTTCACCGAGATCGGCTTTCTGCTTGGTGGCAGCCTGCTGTTGACTGCGATCTTTTGGCTGACCGGCCATCGATCCCCACTCTGGATCGTAGTGTCGATCGGCTTTGTAAGCTTGGTCTACCTCGCCATGTCCAAGCTGCTGCTTGTGCCGCTCCCTGCCGGTCCGTTGTCCTAAGGAGACACCGATGGACAATCTGATCGCCGCCCTGCCGCTCGTGTTCGATCCATTCAACCTGTCGGTCATGATGGCCTGCGCCCTCTTCGGGCTATTCATCGGCGCTGTTCCTGGCCTGTCGGCGACAATGGCGACTGCGATGCTGGTGCCGATTACATTCTACATGGATCCGGTGCCTGCGATCGGCGCGATCGTCACCATGTCGGCCATGGCCATTTTCGCGTCAGACATACCAACGGCGTTGATTCGAATTCCCGGAACGGCCGCCTCCGCCGCCTATGTGGACGACCTCTACAAACTGTCGCAAAAGGGACAGTCGGGTCTTGGCTTGGGCCTGTGCGTCATCACTTCCGCGATCGGAGGCGTATTTGGCACTCTGGTCCTGATGGTGGCCGCACCACAACTTGCCGAGGTGTCTCTCAACTTCACGTCATTCGAATATTTCTGGCTCGCGCTTCTGGGCCTCAGTGCCGCGATCATGCTCGGAACGGGCTCTATCGTGAAAAGCGTCATGGCGCTTTGCCTGGGCCTTCTCGTCTCCTCGGTCGGACTGGACACGAGTTCGGGCTATCCACGATTCACCTACGGGCAGGAGAGCCTGCTCGGCGGTGTATCCTTCATTCCGGCACTGATCGGCTTCTTCGCGGTTCCGGAAATCCTGCGCGCCATCGTGCATCGCGAGAAGCTGGAGCAGGCGAAGTCCATATCGAGGGTATCGGAGCTCTTCGAAGGGTTGGGTGCGACGCTCTGGAAGTTCCGCACCAATCTAGCGCGGGGCTCGATCATTGGCACCGTCATCGGCATCTTACCAGGCGCCGGATCCGACATTGCAGCATGGATTAGCTATGCGGTGTCGAAGAAGTTCTCACGGCATCCCGAGAAGTTTGGCAGCGGATACGAAGAAGGCCTGGTGGACGCGGGAGCTGCCAACAATTCGGCACTGAGCGGCGCCTACGTGCCCGCGATGGTCTTCGGCATTCCCGGCGATTCGATTACGGCCATCGTTATCGGGGTCCTATATGTGAAGGGCCTCAATCCAGGTCCGATGGTCTTCATCAACAACCCGGTCGAGGTCAACGCCATCTTCTTGGTCTTCATGTTGGCCAATCTCTTGATGGTCCCGCTCGGCATACTCGCCATCCTGCTGGCCACCCCGGTCCTCCGGGTTCCCAAAAGTGCACTTGCGCCGCTGATTCTCGGCTTCGCCATCGTCGGATCGTTCGCAATCGATCTGTCCATATCCTCGATCATCATCATGATCACAGTGGGCTGCTTCGCCTATCTCATGGAGGAAAACGGTATCCCGGTGGCTCCAGCGGTTTTGGGTCTGGTGATGGGCACGCTGGTAGAGCGCAACCTGATTACCTCCCTGATCAAGGGGGACAATAACCCGCTTGTCTTCTTCGAGCGGCCGATTGCCGCCGTACTGGGCATCGTGACATTGAGCCTGTGGTTCGCCCCATTGCTGATCAAACTCTATCGGTCGCGCTGGCAGGAGGTGGCATCGTGAAGTCGATGAAAATCGATCTACCGAAATCGCTCGCTCAGATGGTTGCGACGCGCCTGCGAAAGGCGATCATCGACGGCGAGATCGGTCTCGGCGAGAACATCGCCGAGGAGAAGCTCGCCGAGAGCTTCGGCGTCAGCCGCACACCGGTTCGCGACGCGTTGATTCAACTCGAGC contains:
- a CDS encoding tripartite tricarboxylate transporter TctB family protein → MRIHDGLIGLFFIMLGIYVVWEAASFPAMPGQAIGPGTFPTIFGGLFVAGGLIVGRAGLAAGLGRLVVLDEGWRRPERAAAAAVAVIGTLILAFFFTEIGFLLGGSLLLTAIFWLTGHRSPLWIVVSIGFVSLVYLAMSKLLLVPLPAGPLS
- a CDS encoding tripartite tricarboxylate transporter permease — translated: MDNLIAALPLVFDPFNLSVMMACALFGLFIGAVPGLSATMATAMLVPITFYMDPVPAIGAIVTMSAMAIFASDIPTALIRIPGTAASAAYVDDLYKLSQKGQSGLGLGLCVITSAIGGVFGTLVLMVAAPQLAEVSLNFTSFEYFWLALLGLSAAIMLGTGSIVKSVMALCLGLLVSSVGLDTSSGYPRFTYGQESLLGGVSFIPALIGFFAVPEILRAIVHREKLEQAKSISRVSELFEGLGATLWKFRTNLARGSIIGTVIGILPGAGSDIAAWISYAVSKKFSRHPEKFGSGYEEGLVDAGAANNSALSGAYVPAMVFGIPGDSITAIVIGVLYVKGLNPGPMVFINNPVEVNAIFLVFMLANLLMVPLGILAILLATPVLRVPKSALAPLILGFAIVGSFAIDLSISSIIIMITVGCFAYLMEENGIPVAPAVLGLVMGTLVERNLITSLIKGDNNPLVFFERPIAAVLGIVTLSLWFAPLLIKLYRSRWQEVAS